The following proteins come from a genomic window of Tenebrio molitor chromosome 9, icTenMoli1.1, whole genome shotgun sequence:
- the Myo31DF gene encoding unconventional myosin ID: MATQREVGVGDFVLLEKIDVDSFMKNLELRFKHGKIYTYIGEVCVSVNPYKTMNIYDQKYIDQYKGREFFENPPHIFAIADASHKVMQQQGKDTCIVISGESGAGKTEASKIIMKYIAAVTNKDGQKEIERVKNVLLQSNSILEAFGNAKTNRNDNSSRFGKYMDIHFDFKGDPIGGHINKYLLEKSRVIYQQSGERNFHSFYQLLVGSGDDLLRKLHLTRNTEDYFFVKQGKAAKVDTINDRNDFRDVNSSLSTLQFSKEAQDTLWRVVGAILHLGNVNFVNDGEKLQVKNKKSIDVIADLLQVKKDELTAALCERVIAARGDIMRKEHTEAEANYGRDAFAKAIYERLFGWIVDKINAAIAVDEKNYSKNYKSSLIGVLDIYGFEIFDNNSFEQFCINYCNEKLQQLFIELVLKQEQEEYNREGIEWQNIDFFNNQIICDLVEAPHKGILSIMDDASKMTAEKVTDELLLETMDRQLKQHNHYTSRQLKPADKNMRHKIDFRITHYAGDVTYCVNGFLDKNKDTLFQDFKRLMYNSRDANLKEMFPEGSQHISETTKRPPTAGTMFKNSMQALVQNLYSKEPHYVRCIKPNELKSPSAFDEERVKHQVSYLGLVENVRVRRAGFAYRQRYDRFLKRYKMISQFTWPNFHSGSDKDGVKVIMDERKFSDDVKYGKTKIFIRSPKTLFALEGARNELIPGIVTLIQKTWRGYCARQQYKRMRALMTMVQAYRLKKMRTYVNNLQAKFVHARNTRDFGKSIMWPAPPVSLQKTTRTLKHFYNRWRAFMILSKIPRAEWPEMKLKVAAASVLLNKRPSYGINRKWEGNYLATHGENNNYTTYNDAVNNLKNSHPFGKVLFSSFVTKFNKFNKCAERVVLVTDRAIYKLDSLKFRNMKEGTDIKDLTGISVSPGQDQLIVFHCLGGNDLVVSLHSVRNEDKIGEIVGIITNAYLQVRGSELPVTVNKTISCSLGGKKRLININVTSEVQSPSFKKDGNNISYLLPTNFAVIENGRDYIKK; this comes from the exons ATGGCAACGCAAAGAGAAGTCGGAGTCGGGGATTTCGTCCTTTTGGAGAAAATCGATGTGGACAGTTTCATGAAAAACTTGGAGCTCAG GTTTAAACATGGAAAAATCTACACCTACATCGGCGAGGTGTGCGTCTCGGTCAATCCCTACAAAACCATGAACATCTACGACCAGAAATACATCGATCAATACAAAG ggAGAGAATTCTTCGAAAATCCTCCGCACATTTTCGCCATCGCTGACGCTTCGCACAAAGTGATGCAGCAGCAAGGCAAGGACACTTGTATCGTGATTAGCGGAGAATCCGGAGCCGGAAAAACTGAGGCCTCGAAGATTATCATGAAGTACATCGCAGCGGTGACCAATAAAGACGGCCAAAAGGAAATAGAGAGGGTCAAAAACGTGTTGTTGCAATCGAACTCGATTCTAGAAGCCTTCGGCAACGCCAAGACCAATCGCAACGACAATTCGTCGAGATTCGGGAAATACATGGACATACATTTCGACTTCAAAGGTGATCCTATTGGAGGTCACATCAACAAGTACCTCTTGGAAAAATCTCGGGTCATCTATCAACAATCTGGTGAAAGAAATTTTCACAGTTTTTATCAG CTTCTGGTCGGGTCCGGCGACGACCTCTTGAGGAAACTCCACCTGACCCGCAACACCGAGGACTACTTTTTCGTGAAGCAGGGCAAAGCTGCCAAAGTGGACACCATCAACGACCGCAACGACTTCCGCGACGTCAACAGTTCCCTGAGCACGCTCCAGTTCTCCAAGGAGGCGCAAGACACTCTGTGGAGGGTCGTCGGGGCGATTCTCCACTTGGGCAACGTGAATTTCGTCAACGACGGCGAgaaactccaagtgaaaaacAAGAAGTCGATCGACGTAATCGCCGACTTGCTCCAGGTAAAGAAAGACGAGTTGACTGCGGCGTTGTGCGAACGCGTCATCGCCGCCAGAGGGGACATCATGCGGAAGGAACACACCGAAGCGGAGGCGAATTACGGAAGAGACGCCTTCGCCAAAGCGATCTACGAGAGGTTGTTCGGCTGGATCGTCGATAAGATCAACGCGGCGATCGCAGTCGACGAAAAGAACTACTCCAAAAACTACAAGAGTTCGCTGATCGGTGTTTTGGACATCTACGGTTTCGAGATCTTCGACAACAACAGTTTCGAGCAGTTCTGCATTAACTACTGTAACGAAAAGCTTCAACAGTTGTTCATAG AGTTGGTACTAAAGCAGGAGCAGGAAGAGTACAATCGCGAAGGCATCGAGTGGCAAAACATCGACTTCTTCAATAACCAAATTATCTGTGATCTAGTCGAGGCTCCCCACAAAGGGATATTGTCGATCATGGACGACGCCTCGAAAATGACAGCCGAGAAGGTTACCGACGAGCTTCTCTTGGAGACTATGGACAGGCAATTGAAACAGCACAATCACTACACTTCCAGACAGTTGAAACCGGCCGACAAGAACATGAGGCACAAGATTGATTTTCGCATCACTCATTACGCCGGTGATGTGACGTACTGCGTCAACGGCTTCCTCGACAAGAACAAGGACACGCTCTTCCAAGATTTCAAGAGATTAATGTACAACTCCAGAGATGCCAACTTGAAGGAGATGTTCCCGGAAGGGTCGCAACACATTTCTGAG ACGACGAAGCGTCCTCCCACCGCCGGCACTATGTTCAAGAACTCAATGCAAGCCCTAGTCCAGAACCTCTACAGCAAAGAACCGCACTACGTTCGCTGCATCAAGCCCAACGAGCTGAAGTCGCCGTCCGCCTTCGACGAGGAACGAGTCAAGCACCAGGTGAGCTACTTGGGCCTCGTCGAAAACGTGCGCGTGCGCAGGGCAGGCTTCGCCTACCGCCAACGCTACGACCGATTCCTGAAGCGCTACAAAATGATCTCGCAATTCACCTGGCCCAACTTCCATTCCGGTTCGGACAAAGACGGCGTCAAAGTGATCATGGACGAGCGTAAATTCAGCGACGACGTCAAATACGGAAAGACAAAAATCTTTATCCGCTCTCCCAAAACCCTGTTTGCCCTGGAGGGGGCACGAAACGAGCTGATTCCGGGGATCGTGACGCTCATTCAGAAGACGTGGCGCGGCTACTGCGCGCGCCAGCAGTACAAGAGGATGAGGGCGCTGATGACGATGGTCCAAGCGTACCGTCTGAAGAAGATGCGCACGTACGTCAACAACCTTCAGGCCAAGTTCGTGCACGCCCGCAACACGAGAGACTTCGGGAAGAGCATCATGTGGCCGGCGCCTCCGGTTTCGCTGCAGAAGACGACGAGGACTCTCAAGCATTTTTATAATAGGTGGCGCGCTTTCATGATTTTGAGCAAGATACCGAGGGCGGAGTGGCCGGAAATGAAACTGAAAGTGGCCGCAGCCAGCGTCCTCCTGAATAAGAGGCCGTCTTACGGCATCAATAGGAAATGGGAGGGTAATTACTTGGCCACTCAtggtgaaaataataattacacgaCGTACAACGACGCCGTTAATAACCTGAAGAACAGCCATCCATTCGGGAAGGTTCTTTTCTCTTCGTTCGTTACGAAATTCAACAAGTTTAACAAGTGCGCAGAGAGAGTCGTCTTGGTCACAGATCGGGCGATCTATAAGTTGGACAGTTTGAagttcagaaatatgaaagAAGGAACCGACATCAAGGACCTGACGGGGATCAGCGTCAGTCCTGGACAGGACCAGTTGATCGTGTTTCACTGTCTCGGCGGAAATGATCTTGTCGTGTCTTTGCATTCGGTTAGGAATGAGGACAAGATCGGCGAGATAGTGGGCATCATAACCAACGCCTATTTGCA GGTGAGAGGTAGCGAGCTTCCGGTGACGGTCAACAAGACGATTTCTTGTTCGTTGGGTGGTAAGAAGAGGCTGATCAACATCAACGTCACTTCGGAGGTCCAGAGTCCGTCGTTCAAAAAGGACGGAAATAACATATCGTATTTGTTGCCTACGAACTTTGCCGTGATCGAAAATGGCCGTGACTACATCAAGAAGTAA
- the LOC138138047 gene encoding uncharacterized protein, producing MLRQRLSEKYAYGSYQSTPRSSQYNLKKDEPLINEWKLSAIGLVVSIIVIAGKLYFANQDDIRQFFVERRLFSIEIVTNDGKVMYHHAWKNVVKYSSIWLPALCGVLTTYFTWMMVYLDSHVPGVQPPSPFSPNKYKTRSGHFFHLNYVFAVLMGILVAAYMYWRGTNIEFF from the exons ATGCTTCGTCAACGATTAAGCGAAAAATACGCGTACGGTTCGTATCAAAGCACGCCGCGGTCCTCGcaatataacctcaaaaaagaCGAACCCCTTATAAACGAGTGGAAATTATCGGCGATCGGGCTTGTGGTGTCAATAATAGTGATCGCAGGGAAGCTGTATTTTGCCAACC AGGATGATATCAGACAGTTTTTTGTGGAACGGCGTTTGTTTTCGATCGAAATCGTCACTAATGATGGAAAAGTGATGTACCATCATGCTTGGAAAAATGTTGTCAAGTACAGTAGCATCTGGTTACCAGCCTTGTGTGGAGTATTGACCACTTACTTCACTTGGATGATGGTTTATTTGGATTCGCATGTGCCTGGGGTACAACCCCCCAGTCCGTTTTCACCCAATAAATACAA GACTAGGTCAGGCCACTTCTTTCACCTGAATTATGTTTTCGCGGTGTTGATGGGGATTTTGGTTGCTGCTTACATGTATTGGAGAGGCACcaacatagaatttttttaa